DNA from Elaeis guineensis isolate ETL-2024a chromosome 2, EG11, whole genome shotgun sequence:
gattgaagctcggcagcggtcggagtccggcctctgtagaggtccgggaggggtcctccttgcggttggggtcgtgggtggagcccggcttccgtgggagtccgggcggaaccctctcggagctgaagttgcgggcggaacccggctcccgtaggagtccgggtggagttctctgcaaacaaagttaaaggtgaagtccggctcccgtaggagtccggacggagcttaccagcagttgatactgagagcggagcccggctcccgtaggagtccgggcggagtcctctgcaatcaaagttaaaggtgaagtccggctcccgtaggagtccggacggagcttaccatcagttgatactgagagcggagcccagctcccgtaggagtccgggcggagtcctctgcaatcaaagttaaaggtgaagtccggctcccgtaggagtccggacggagcttaccagcagttgatactgagagcggagcccggctcccgtaggagtccgggcggagtcctcttgaggtcgaagttgtcggtggagtctggctcccgtaggagtccggacgaagtctgtctgcagtcgttggagtcgtcggcggggcccggctcccgtaggagtccggatggagctgtcttgtagctgaagttgttggtcgtcgaggatgaagtctggctcccgtgggagcccgggcggagatttcttttgaggttggccttgttggtggagccgttgattctgtggaggacttcagctgggagtattttatacccaacaccagtccccctactttcgagtttgaatttcgaacgaagaaagtacagagagatggacacagccgaagtcgccccttcgaatcctgcgtgccgccgcccctagatatttggcatttaatgtgtgtacgtcagagcccgcttttcgatgaaggtgacctgaagagtcttttcggaacccccgtcggaacgcgatcccaagcgccgtgccacgggaatttgtgaacggtcaaccctcgatagcgatgaaggggataagcgcgacatgtggcacgcaccagttggcccaggaatacccgccgccataactgcgctaggatccgtcggctatttaaacccccctagtcctttcatggcttcatcctggcacctttctttcgcctgagagccttgcttccctcgtgccagtccttgccttcctcagcccccccccaattcttctctgagggttcctacgccatgtcctctaccccggaggccattcttgaggggatgtctagggcttggaggaaggtgaggaggagaacggcggccagtgagaatctccgtcgttttaaagggggctcaagaaagaattccttcaacaacaggggtttaataacgggggctgtcggtgaagttattctgcccgcgaatttcggagtagcaaggtggggtgataccggtcaagagggcagagctgtcgtcataagctatggcaggatccttgatgccgtcggggccgagggaccagaggcggtcggcgtcgtcggtggggcagtggaacttgttgcggggacggtggaagtagcgcatgccgaccttgccggagcattttgggtggcggctgtcgtggagcattcgaagatgaggcacatctctggcatcgctaccgcttccaaggtgactctgattcttcttgaaacaggtcttcgctactgccgccgttgcccttgccgcctccggggatctatcccacccttttcccgctagggttgggacttcggagacagaatgaggcgagatggggcgagagttgttacacgcactggagaacgcgactgagacggacagagacgggaagaggagtttgcagctcggagcggcctccgattcatccttcccgaaccgtgtttgcgaggcttgcgatgacgtgtatcttcttcttctttttttcctgacccaccgggtcctgtaacgtatactcttgctaaatagaaaagagattttgttacctcgtctgcatctcgcattaaatagttgtctgtcgaacttcttcattttcctttcctctttcttccttctcttcttcttttctttttcacgtcgtcccaaggtcatcgtcgacctcttctgttcatgtggggttgtcatttgtcgagctcctttttggcttttacgccgttcgaagatacccaattgtcattccgttgatggttgcaggttcacttggggcccttcgggcccgaggtccctcctagggcttgaattcgggggttcgagcttccgttgccttcgggcactgtttgctttccttttttgcttggattttttctctgctgaagtcggagctaagtttggctcccttgggagtccgaacggagaagccctcctgaagttggagtagtccggctctcataggagtcagggcgaagtcttcctgcaatcaaagtcataggcaaagtccggcttccgtagaagtccggacaaggcttatcggtggttgctgttgtcagcggagcccggctcccgtaggagtccgggcggggttgtcctgtagttgatactgagagcggagcccggctcccgtaggagtctgggcggagtcctctgcaatcaaagttaaaggtgaagttcggctcccgtaggagtccggacggagcttaccagcagttgatactgagagcggagcccggctcccgtaggagtccgggcggagtcctctgcaatcaaagttaaaggtgaagtccggctcccgtaggagtccggacgtagcttaccagcagttgatactgaaagcggagcccggctcccgtaggagtccgggcggagtcctcttgaggtcgaagttgtcggcggagtccggctcccgtaggagtccggacgaagtctgtctgcagtcgttggagtcgtcggcggggcccggctcccgtaggagtccgggcggagctgtcttgtagctgaagttgttggtcgtcgaggatgaagtccggctcccgtgggagcccgggcggagatttcttttgaggttggccttgctggcggagccgttgattctgtggaggacttcggctgggggtattttatacccaacaggtagtgttcttaacactttaccattatgacttaatataatttaaatgagggatTTAGATCTCATgtacatccaaaatatatataaaaatacgtcatatacaattttaaatttaattctaactaccagcatgtaagagcatatataggaaatctaatggttatggacttctgAAAAACTATCTGAACTACAAAATGAtttatgggtctaaccctaggtgcattttagattgaaccatctcatggtcaatcttaatacaCCTTTGCTCTACAAATgtctggtagtccagtcttcatctccatgatgaCTTCTATGAATGTTcgatctttatctgaaaatagaaagaaacaatttctatctattctcaaataattttttttcataattttatatcaatatgtaaaaatttcaatcaacaattggaatatacaaaagaaagatatggCTGATAATACAATACATCAAGGGCACCCAGCCTCTATTGCCACTATTGCAGATATATTTATATAAGCTAATATGgaagcatgcatgcatgcatatatccatcatatggatgtaccatagtccataaccactcaatatgcattttataacaattataaaatatgataataaactactcatgttatttaaattacgatatcattcataaacatgtcaatggagatgtttaaatatttggACATAAGGCCCATCTAGGGTTTTTAATTCgaattcaacacttgatccaaattttaattttaagtcaatcaattATCATCATATTTGAGTTGAATTaatcaattcttaggttaatctaaatcaattaggttagcatagattcgatcaaccatgacttaaaccctaatcaaattagataaatgataatttgattaacctaaattaaacataatttcTAATCGAAGTAGaactataaaatttgatttaatctataattatcaattctaatctcattagatcattgaattatagttaaataaatccatCGGCAAAAATCCTAAACCATGTCTGATGCATACTTtccatgatcaaaaattttttttcggcTCCACACATATATAGGACAACAACCAAGGTggaagacccacaatggtgagtgtccAATAACATGGTGATCAGCTcttggatcttaggtgaatgcatcaaatgcaagaatCTTAAGTCTTGATAATATACATCCAATTATCATTCCAAGGCTtcacgcatcacatgcactggatttgcAATTTCATAGAAAATTAGATTAtgggatctaacttaaacttgtctcacaagtccaaagaccatgaaattttatatccaagtTTGATCATCGATTGATAacattttatcattaacaaaaatacatcaagaataTAAACTAAACATCAattagaaaatctgattttgacatagtttgaactggatctaatccatatcacaataataatataaaatttgattgaatcaatcaaggatggctatgataccactgttggattttgatgacgtagtgaaatataaatttcaaaaatttttatatgcattcaataatggaaaataagtttaataattaaactagactatTGGAGCACAAAATCTCTAGGAACAtcctgatgattgcaatcaaataacgtaagcatgtataacaagcagagtcagaagccatataccaatatgaagatgaCAATCTGGTAATCATGAGATCTTcacaagacttcaaagtagaagtcctccaatggtgatccacatgggactaatcagggtccttcccaattcaaCGTAGTGCTGCAGTTTTCTTTGCAAGTTCACTGTCGATCGTCTTTTGCAAGAATGGATTGTACCACCATTTGTATGCCTTTGAGACCTCCACTAAGATCATTCATCAGATCGACTGATAATAGGTTATTCTTCTTCCCTGACACTAAAACAGCCCGGAATTCCCGCTGACTGTCCAGCAACGGAGCCATAAACAGTAAGTCATATTATCGGGCAACTCCATCCACGACAAGGTCTCATGGGTCTTGGTCGGGGCGGATTCGGGTTTGCATTGACTTCAGAGACCTGAATAACGCATTCCCTAAGGACGAATTTCCTCTGCCGATCGCGGAAATCATGATAGACAATTCACAAGACATTGTTGGAAACAAGGTAACGATCTGGGCACTGTGTCGGAGAGAGGCTCGGTAAAATAGACATGTCTGTGAAGATGCGGACTACCTGCACCTGGACAGAAAGACCCTATGCCCATGCATGCAGACGAAAAGATGAACAGAACTACCAAAAAAAGCGAGAAAGGCATTCCACCAAACCAAAGGCGAGTCTTTCGGGGAGTTCCCTGTTCGCTATCCGATAGTCTGGCCAGCTTCCCTAGCTTTCCCTCGATATTACGAGTCCTCCGTCCCAGATTCCCTCGCCGCGGCCATCTGGTTCACCGGTACTACCAAAAAGTATCATGCTTAGACTTATGCCATTCTCCCTCTGCCTCATGAAGCTTTTCACACTCACTCCATGCATTTTAACCAGCTCACTAACGTCGCCATTTCAGACATTCCTCTGGCTACCAAGTACAAGCTATCACTTGAGCCCTCTCCTTGCGAAGCTTTGGATAACAAGCCTGTCCAGGGTGAGAGTAGTTAGGTCGAAATGAGCGTCTCCTTTGCGAGGAGGGCCGTTTACCGGGGCTTAATCCCGACTAACTCCATTCCTTCATGAGGTCAGTCCTTCGACAGAGCAAGACTGAAGGGCAGGTAATCTTTGTACTAGGTAGCGCCTCTCTCTCCCACATGATTGGAGATGGAAGGATTGCCTCGCCCTTCTAGAGAGTGACGGCTTATTCATCGTTAATTGACGGACGAGATGGCTTTGTCACCAACGCCTTAGGAAAGGAAATGATGTAACTTATCTTAGTAGGATTCCGCATAAAAAGAAGTTCTTGGAGCAAGACTCGGTGTTTTCGGAATACGAGAGCTCCTACCTTCAAAAAGTACCCACTCTGTAGGGGTGAGGGTGTGGCTCATGACGCAAACAAAATTGGGTCACACCTACTTGAGATATCACATTGAGGCAACTTCCTCCATCAATGATCGGGCTGGCTGCTCTCGACGACGGGGTGGGAATGAGATGCTGGGAGATGGGAGTTATAGGTGGATTGAGAGGGGAGCAGATGCGTGGACAGGCACGAGAACAACTAATATTCTCGGACACAACAACCAGAAGCCAAACCATGCCATGGAAAGGGTGGAGGGGAAGCGGGCTAGTCCCCGAAAATGCCCGTTCCTTTCGACACTTATTAGATTGGGAGGCGGAGGTTTCCGTGTGACGGGTCGTTGCCACTCCACTCTATCCCGGTCCTGGGAAAGGATTCGGGTGATGAGTCAGAAGCCGCCTATGAAGGGAGGTATGCCCTTGGAATACTGGATGTGTTGCGGATATCCGTGCAATCCATATCTTCGGGGCGATTTACTCTTCTTCATTAGGGAAATGCCTTTCATCTCCAGAATTGGCAAAACCATTCCAAGCAGTTTGAGGCCCTTTGATCGATCCTTCCTTCCGTCTCTTGGTCCAGCCCCTACTACCCGTACCTAAGCAAGTGTTCCCCCGCAGTCGGATAAATCCCTATCTTTCCGAAAGCTTCTGCGGGAATAGAATCGATCGTCTCATCTGCCTACGTGGATGGTCGGAGTCTCGAGGTGCTTCGTTCCAGTCGAAGATTCCAGTCCTGTCGAAGGCTTTTTCGAGAAATACGAGACATCTAAGTCGTACGGGATTATAACCTTGAGTCACCTTTCAAATTCTTGCTGTCGAGGCGAATCTCTGCTTCTACGATCTCTCCACGGATTTCCCTAATCCGAGAAACGAAATCCGAAAAAAGAGACCTCTGTGTCTGTCTTGGGCGAATTCCTCTACTCCCTTCGTTCGGAAACCACTCTTGAAGAGCCTTCCGCTTCGGCAACTAATAACTCGGCCTTTCGAAGATAGCTGAATGAAGCCCCACCTTAGCCCTTGGAATGCCTCAACCGGAAAGTGGATGGCCGGAGCGAAACGGGGGATGGGAGGAGAGCAGCAGCCAAGCAGCGCTATTAATCACCTAAAATCCAAGGAGGCTGGCCTGGTCGTAACGTAATTGGTTAGTGGGGAAGGGCCGGGACTCAAAAGAATTTGGCGAAGTCTTTGTTCCTGAACGACGGAAGTGGAAAGACAAACAGGGGTGAAGAAGCAACCTTACTGAACTAGGAATCGTTAAACCAGAAGTGTAAGACACAAACAATAAGGCACTTAACGAGCATTAAGGTAAAGAGTTTCTCGACCCTTTGCCTTAGGATTAGTTAGTTCTATTTCTCGATGGGGCCGGGTGCTCTGTTGTCTCTGTGCATTCTGCTGTGCTTGAACCGCATTAATTTGATCCGGAGTGGGGCCAAACAAGGAAGCGTAGATCAATTCCTGTTTTGGTTAGCGGGCGCAGTTGACTTGACGCAAAGGTGCTGTGTCTTGTGGCCAGAATAGTTGGGTGTACTGACTATACTTTCGAGGTTCAAGTCAAGTGGCCGTGGTGAAAGTCTTTCCTTTCCGTTCTTGGTACGGAACAATAGTCTCATTGGCTTTGAACTTCTAAGAACTTTCAAGCAAGCTCTTTGTTGTTAGCCTTTTCGTTTGAAGCTTGACAAGCCACTGATCGGAGGCGACTGGACTGGAGTGCTTTCATCAAATGATGCATGTGGGCTGAGCCATTCCCATCCCAAGTGGTGGCCCGATTCGGCCTCTCATAGCCTCATTCATGGCTCATGTAAGATTGAGATGTGGAAAAGAAAGAGATTATAGGACCAAGAACTCAAGTGAGATTGAGCTTGTTCGGAAAGCGGTATCCATCTGTACGGACTTCTTGTGTGCGAACGATCAAAGAAAGATACATCCTGTTAATAATGAAAGAGTTTTTTCTGGTTGCTTGCTATGGCAGGTCATTAGCATACACTGGATCGATTGGATGTTTCCGGGATAGATTGGTACAGGTAGTTCGTCGAGTGAGGGGGGATCAGGTCAGAGAGACGCCTGGCCCGTAAGCTGGCCCCCTTAAAAACTTATGACTTATTAATAAGGATTTGTTACGCGCGATATGCCGACGACTTACTACTAGGAACAACACTTGTTAAGGCAACGGAAAGAACCACCAGCCCAATCAACAATGCCAGTGAATGAGGAGATCGACACGTGGGGGCACCGGacatagaaaaaaagaaaaaaaaaaagaaaattagaaaaCATTTGAACTAAGATGCTTTACCCAATTCCCGAGCAGACAGGTGCAGGTAGCTCGATCGAAAATGTGCATTTTTTTGTTGTTTTTGCTAAAGGATGTCAAACCGTTAGCGGCGTTCAGAACCAGCCGTCGAAGTTTTTGATCTATCGTATATAAGAGAGAGGTTGCTTTTAGGAGTGATTTTTCCCTCTAACTATCCATTTCTAATCGTTGAAAGCATCGACCCTGTAAGCCAACCAACCCGCCCACGCCCTGAGATGAGAAGCTAGGCCAAAGACGAAGAAGAACTCCAGCTTAACGGCCCCAGGGTACTTATCGTGGCAAGCTAATCGAGGCAAGGGCCTTGTAGCCCCAAAGGTGCCAGAACGCATCATTGGACATCCCATAGAGGACTGTTATGTCTTCAAGGACTGGGTACAAGAGCAGTACGAACAAGGGAACTTCGTATTACCCCCGAGCTTCATAGGAACTCAGATCACATCCGTCCTGTCTTCGCCCTTCAAACTTGGCAACACCAGAAGTCATCATTTCAACGGCAAACTCTATTCCGCTGTTCAGCAGAGGATATCCGGTAATCCGACTCTGATCTTTCCTGTAAACTCGAATCTCCCCCCGCTGCGCACCTTGCTCTCGGGTGAACGCTACTATGCATCCTTACGAATACAAGAGTGGTTTTTTTTGGGTATAGCAGGACTTGAACCTGCGACCATTAGGTTAAAAGCCCAATGCTCTACCAACTGAGCTATACACCCGATTTTACAATCAGGGTTGGTGCGGAAAAGAAAAGAGGGCGGGGACAAACGCCAGTCACGCTCGTCATTGTCCACCGCACCACTTCCGTCCACAATCTGCAATTTTTTGAAATCTCAAGTTGGGCTAGAACTATCTTGGACTTCTGACAAAAAGACTGCCCTTGACTTAGCAGGAGTCGCGTACTTCTTATAAAGGCCGACAAAGCTCTCTAGAAAACAGCCGCCGGAAGCCACACATGGAAAGTCATGTTCCTAGAGTAAGGATTTCTGCTCGCCGCTGGCGCACCTCTCCTAACTATTGCCCATTTATTCCGGAATAATCTTTTTAGGAGGGACAATTCTACATATTTCTGCCATTGGACCACATCCATCCTCCTACCTAAACAGTAACCCTTTTCTTGTTCGTTCTTCGAATTAGGCTAGTGGAGACAAATTCCTTCCCCGACGGCTTCCAGCCGGTATTTTATCAACATTGCTTGGACACAATCATCGGATCTGATTTAATACGAATGGTCCAGCTAGCTTCAGTTgtagaaagattctctcttgagtaaGAGAAGTTCTCTTTACTACATTCTCTGTGCTCACTCTGCTCTTCTAGCCTCAGTCTTGTGCTAGTGGGTTGGTTGACTTCGGAAACGGAACATTTCACGAAAACCTGGCTTTTTTGCCGTCAGTCACTTTCCCTCTAATCTGGATCCAAAACGTGTGCTTATTGTCTTTCCCCGTCTTTTAGGGGCCGTCGAGAGTAGCAGTCGGCCTCCATGGTGGAAAAAAAATGATTTTCTTGGCCAACATCATGTTATTGACATGCCCGCCACAAACTCCGGCGTGCTCCTCATGCATCACTTGCTGGACTTCCTCCTCTGTTAGGCAGCGCAACAAAACGTGGTTTAATGATCTTTTATAGAGCTGTTCCCCGCACAGCACATAGCGGGTGGCCAGTTTTCGCACAATCTGACGGCCGTCGCAAACTCTGGAAACGATTGGTCTCGCAGGAAATTCATTTTCAATGTCCTCGAATCAACACATATCAACTAGGTAGGCGTCCATCGCGAACTTTCTTTCTTCAACCCACTGGACTTCTTCGGGTTCATTCTGCGATGTTGATCTTTCCGATGCTGGGCATTTCAACCGCATTCAAATTCCCTTTTCGCAAAGCCTTTATGCGCGAAAAAACTTTCTTGGTGGAGAAGAAGCGAACAAAGGTACGCTCGCTTGCTGTCTTGTTCTCTGCCGCGGACTGGGATCGCTCGCCAGCTAGGCCCTCTAGAAGAAAGTTGGAGCAACATTGTATGAGAACATATTACCCATCTTCGGGGACAAGGGGCGGAACGACCTCTCGATCTACTTACTGCAGCCCAGGACGGGCGTCGTCGTCTAGGCCTTCCCTGTTGCTCTGATCTCCCCTACGCCTAGGACGTTGTCTGGGCCAAGAGCCATAGTTAGTTGCTGTTTCCATTTGGTTGTTCTTTCTCGTTGTTGATACCGGCAAGACCCAGCCAGATGATGATGTCTGCTGGTTGGTAGTGAGAGGACTCTTAGTACCCGCAAAAAAAAGGGGCGCTGGTGAAAAAACAATCATTTGATTTAGTTTCTTGCTCTCCCTTAGCAGCGGGAAAGGAGTCTATCTATCTGCCTAGCTTTGGTAGATTTCCCCCAACGCAATTCAAAAACGGAAATTCCACGAATCCCTGAGGTGGATAAGTCCGACGACTCAGCAGCAGTGTGGAATTGAGTTTCTCGTCCGGTGGATCTGATCTATAGTTAGGGGGCAATACATACCAAAAGGTTCGAAGAAGGAAGGCGCATAAGAGTATATAACCAACCCACCCATAGCCGGTCTAACTGCTGAGAGAGAAAAGTGCTTTTCTTTCCCTAATGGTCCTCGAGTACACACAGCTATTGCTGATCCTTTGCGAGATCAGGATGAGACCTTTCTGAATTGCTAATCCATGTTAGGTCAACATCGAGACGGAGCATCTAAGTTGGCTCTGTCAAGGAAGTGAAACAGGCATTCCTAGGTTGAGGTTACCATAGGATCGACCCTCAGTCAGGCCTCCGATTCCAAGGAGTTGATTCAGCAAGTTCCCTGTTCTACCCCGCGGGAAGTCTAATCGGAGCAATCGGTGGTTCCGTAATGAGTAGTCGAATACACATTGAGGTTGGGAAACCTCCTTCCCGCCCACACCTTCATTCTCTTCCTCCTCTGATCTTAGAAAGCATACTAAACTTCACTCCAATCTTTCCCCATTAGCAACAAGAGCAGCTCTATCGTTCGGCCCTTGATGAGTAAGCTTAGTTAGCTATACCGCACCATCCCTAATTGATAAGGCGTAACGAGGAACCCTTCTGGGAACCCCAGCCAAATCTCAAAGGGCAGCGGTAGTATGCCCTCAGGACTATAGGCCACCAAGATGTGGCGGTACCAATGCCGATGAAACTTCGGATTCAAAGCCGAGGCGGACGCACAATAACGGCGATAACCCGCACCTCTCAGACGTAATGAAGTCTGCAAACTTTGTGGGATCCCTAAACTTTTCAGTACCGGCATCCATGCCAGAGCGTGAGTCGCAGCTCTAATCATCTTAATATGAATAGGGGAGAGATCGACGCCCTTAACTCTAAAGAGCCAGTTTTCTTTCTTCCCATGTGAGTTGCAGTAGAAGAAGTTGGAGTGCTATTTGAATATGTCTAGTATTTCTCTCTTCCAGTTCCTCCGGTCTTAACGCCCTTACGGAAGCTGTGCAGCCTTTCCTCGGGTTCGTAGAGTCGGGTTTCCCGTTTACCCACAACGGAGGAGCCGCCCCCACCAAAAGAATGGCGTGCAGCCATGATGGAAGAGTTTGATGCACTACTTAAAAATCAGACCTGGGAGTTGGTTCCTCCTTCTCCAACAATGAATGTAGTGGGCTGTAAATGAGTTTTTCTGCGAAAGGTGAGGGAAGTGAATGCAGCTCTAAGAATTCCTATCAATAGCAAAACTATTGTTAATCTGCATTACGCACAAAAAACAACaaatcaaataacaaatcaaaaaatagaaTGACTATGAGAAGGGGAGGAGAGAGAGGCGGCCAACCCATAAAGAGCTAAGTCATGTTCAGAATAGCTCCTGGCTCCGGCTAAGTCAAGACTTCAGATGGTTGTGTAAAAGAGCAACGAAGCCAAGGAAGATCGAGAAAGATCCAGAGCGGCTCCTGGGTATAGCCATCCTTTTCCCGTAGGTCTCGTCATTTGACCTGCCAAAGCCAAAAAGTAGGGTATAGTATACATAAAAGTAAAAAAGTACAGCCCGCCCTTTTGATGCGAGCTCGTTTTCTCTCTCGCGCTCATTCCCCTCCTTCCTGCGGAACTGGATTGTCGATATCGACCGAATTTGTACTAactgaagaagaaaaaagatcttTTTTCTGCAACACTGCCTCTGTTTGAGACGCCCTATCCATTGTGTTTCCTGCTGATCTTATTCAGACCAAGAGCGTTGATGCGCCCCCGTTGTGGAATTTTTTCATCTTCCGACGATGTAGATGTAGCCAACTCTCGTGGAGAGTTTAGCCGCATGCTTGCTATGCATTTTCCCTTCCGGGAAGATTTAGAACTTCGTCCGGGGTAGACGGGGCTTTCCCATTGGATGACCCAAATGTTTCAGTAACACAAGGCAAAGAGTACAAGGAAG
Protein-coding regions in this window:
- the LOC109505316 gene encoding LOW QUALITY PROTEIN: uncharacterized protein (The sequence of the model RefSeq protein was modified relative to this genomic sequence to represent the inferred CDS: deleted 2 bases in 2 codons) — its product is MAVVFAGSTVIPSFVITNPNNFPVTTPRKHDRGFILMLCFRSISKTLRRSARLTIVLLLIGILRAAFTSLTFRRKTHLQPTTFIVGEGGTNSQTGYGWVGYILLCAFLLRTFWYVLPPNYRSDPPDEKLNSTLLLSRRTYPPRDSWNFPPLFFAGTKSPLTTNQQTSSSGWVLPGRSEQQGRPRRRRPSWAAVSRSRGRSAPCPRRWVICSHTMLLQLSSEGLAGERSQSAAENKTASERTFVRFFSTKKVFSRIKALRKGNLNAVEMPSIGKINIAE